In Corylus avellana chromosome ca2, CavTom2PMs-1.0, the following proteins share a genomic window:
- the LOC132169173 gene encoding SWR1-complex protein 4-like produces the protein MLLVRGIKRYPYLLQVNLKPRVPTKLVCAEHLELRKEILTLLNLQKQLQYKEAEGSSFRDGSYADTPGTPKRLYRGGDQDRTFVPDMSFGGERVGKRDQKRKAPGRLSEAPSSPAQSKRPRKFKASDL, from the exons ATGCTTTTAGTGAG GGGTATAAAAAGGTATCCTTATCTTTTACAGGTCAATCTAAAACCAAGAGTTCCGACCAAATTAGTTTGTGCTGAGCATCTTgaattaagaaaagaaatattgacTCTACTTAATCTCCAGAAGCAG TTACAATATAAGGAGGCAGAAGGTTCATCTTTTCGAGATGGTTCATACGCTGATACACCAGGCACTCCTAag CGCTTATACCGTGGTGGGGATCAGGATCGGACATTTGTTCCCGACATGAGTTTTGGAG GGGAAAGGGTTGGCAAAAGGGACCAGAAACGCAAG GCACCTGGGAGGTTATCAGAAGCTCCATCATCACCAGCTCAGTCTAAAAGGCCTAGAAAATTTAAGGCATCAGatctataa
- the LOC132170725 gene encoding DEAD-box ATP-dependent RNA helicase 10-like produces the protein MGETFKDLGVCDQLIEACENLGWNVPSKIQAEAIPHALDGKDLIGLAQTGSGKTGAFALPILQACLESPHAFFACALSPTRELAIQIAEQFKALGSGFGLKCAVLVGGVDMMEQTKMLANRPHIVVGTPGRLLDHLSNTKGFSLRTLKYLVLDEADKLLNDEFEKSIDEILNVIPRERRTYLFSATMTKKVKKLQRVCLRNPVKIEVASKYSTVDTLKQHYCFVSDKFKDCYLVYILIEKCGFSSMVFTRTCYATRFVALFLRNLGFKAIPISGEMAQSKRLGALNQFKAGVSNILVCTDVASRGLDIPSVDLVINYDIPSNPKDYIHRVGRTARAGRSGVAISLVDQYQLVWFKQIENLLGKELPEMPFQREEVLQLNERVKEATGISRRGMDEPGGKKGKRRNDEEDMDKYLGIKDGKFSKKKRK, from the exons ATGGGGGAGACATTTAAGGATTTGGGAGTGTGTGACCAATTGATCGAGGCTTGTGAAAATTTGGGATGGAACGTTCCATCGAAAATACAGGCTGAAGCAATTCCTCATGCACTGGATG GAAAAGACTTGATTGGACTTGCACAAACGGGTTCTGGTAAAACTGGAGCTTTTGCTCTTCCCATTTTGCAAGCATGTTTAGAATCTCCACATGCATTCTTTGCTTGTGCTCTGTCCCCAACAAG GGAGCTTGCAATTCAAATTGCTGAGCAGTTCAAAGCATTGGGATCTGGCTTTGGCCTTAAGTGTGCAGTG CTTGTTGGAGGGGTAGACATGATGGAACAAACTAAGATGCTTGCAAACCGGCCACACATTGTT GTTGGAACACCTGGACGCCTTTTGGATCATCTTTCCAACACTAAAGGTTTTTCCCTTCGCACGTTGAAGTATTTG GTTTTAGATGAAGCCGATAAACTATTGAATGATGAATTCGAGAAATCGATCGAcgaaattttaaatgttatccCTCGTGAGCGGAGAACATATTTATTTTCCGCTACAATGACAAAAAAG GTTAAGAAGCTACAAAGGGTCTGTTTGAGAAATCCAGTAAAG aTTGAAGTAGCATCGAAATATTCAACTGTTGACACACTGAAGCAGCATTATTGCTTTGTATCTGATAAATTCAAG GATTGCTACCTTGTATATATTTTGATTGAGAAGTGTGGATTTTCATCAATGGTTTTTACGCGTACCTGTTATGCAACGCGTTTTGTTGCTCTGTTTCTTCGAAATCTTGGATTCAAGGCTATTCCAATTAGTGGCGAAATGGCACAG TCAAAGAGACTTGGAGCCTTGAATCAGTTTAAGGCGGGAGTGTCCAATATTCTTGTCTGCACTGATGTGGCAAGTAGAGGACTTGACATTCCTTCTGTTGATCTGGTTATCAATTATGATATTCCCTCAAATCCCAAG GATTATATCCATCGAGTGGGAAGAACTGCACGTGCTGGACGATCTGGTGTTGCAATCTCTCTAGTGGATCAATATCAGTTGGTGTGGTTTAAACAAATAGAGAATCTTCTAG gTAAGGAGTTGCCAGAGATGCCTTTTCAGCGAGAGGAAGTCTTGCAATTGAATGAACGAGTCAAAGAGGCCACAGGAATATCTCGAAGG GGAATGGACGAACCTGGTGGCAAGAAGGGGAAAAGACGAAATGATGAGGAGGATATGGACAAATACTTGGGCATCAAGGATGGGAAGTTTTctaagaagaagagaaaatga